One uncultured Carboxylicivirga sp. genomic window, GCTATATCAAAATTTTGTTATTTTTGTCAGTGAAGTCAACCAGTAGACTATAAAGAAATCAATATCAATTGAGGTCATATGTACAAGAATCTTTTTAATAGAGTTAAGGATCTGCTTTTTAAGCCTGCAAAAGCTTGGGAGGGTATAGTGGCCGAACAAAATTCCATTAATGATGTTTTGATGACTTTTAGTTTGCCATTAATTGGAGCATACAGCTTGTCCATATTTTTGGGATATTTATTGGGGCATCAGGAATTGGATTTTACAATTGCCACTAAGTTAGCTGCATTTACTTTTTCGGCGTGCTTTTTTGGATTGTATCTTGCTTATTTTATTTTAATTAAAGTAATGCCTATTAATGTTTTAAAAGAAGATAAGGGGTTGGCATTTAAGATAATAGCTTATTCTTCATTGCCCATTTATCTTTTAGGAATCATAACGGCATTAATTCCGCAAACAATCTTCTTTTTCTTTCTGGTGATATATGCAGCATATATAATTTGGGAAGGATTAAAGATATTGAATGTTGAGTCGGAGAATAGAGGGTGGCAAACTGTAGTTTTAACTATAATGGTTCTGGTTTTGCCTTATGTGTTACACAAGCTGTTAATATACCTTAGTAGGTTTGCTTTATGAGTCAATCATCAAATAGAATAAATATACGCAATAAGCGCTCAACATTTGATTATGAATTAATTGAACGGTTTTCTGCTGGTATTCAATTAGCTGGCACCGAAATTAAGTCTATTCGTTTGGGTAAAGCCAGTCTGGTGGATTCTTATTGTTATTTCGTTAAAGGAGAACTTTGGTTAAAGGGAATGAGAGTATCAGAATACTTTTATGGGACCTATAATAACCATCAGCCTGAACGTGAACGAAAGTTACTTCTTAAGAAAAAAGAGTTGCAGAAATTAGAGCGTAAAACAAAAGAGTCAGGTTTAACAATTATACCTATTCGTCTTTTTTTGAATGATCGTGGTTTTGCAAAAATTGAGATAGCACTTGCCAAAGGAAAAAAACAACACGACAAGCGTGAAACACTAAAACAGAAAGATGCAAGTCGTGAAATGGATCGTGTTCGAAAAAAATACTAGAATCTTTTAATTACCACGCAACCTTTCTTTTTCTTATTCATCAGAGATATTAAACCAATGATGTATATGCGTAAGGAACTTTGCCTTTGTTTATGGTTGTGTTGTTCGCACGAAAAGTTTAATTTCAATACTCTGTTTCTTTTAACAAATTTTGAAATTTAATCTTGTTTGTGAGCGAACTGAATAAAATAATTGAGGAATGCCAAAACAATAAGCGAAGGGCTCAGCAACAATTGTACAATATGTTTGCCCCCAAGATGCTGGGTGTTTGTATGCGTTATTGCAAGAGCAGGAGTGAAGCAGAAGATTGCTTGCAGGAGGGGTTTATAAAAGTTTTTTCAAAAATACATCTGTTTGGTTTTAAAGGTTCTTTTGAAGGATGGATTCGAAGAATTATTGTAAATACTGTAATCGAATTCTATCGTAAGAAGCAACCTGAGATTTTGGTTGATGAATTTCCAACAATTTCGGAAGATGAAGAGGAAGTTTTTGTTCCTGTTGTCAGTCAACAAGAATTGTTGGCTATGATTCAGGAATTGCCTCCAAAATATAGACTGGTTTTTAATATGTATGCTATTGAAGGGTTTTCTCATCAGGAAATAGCAGAAGAGATGGATATTTCAATAGGTACATCAAAATCAAACCTGTCAAGGGCAAGGCAATGGTTAAAGCAAAAAATTGAAGAAAAGGTCAAAGGAAAAAAACAAGGGGTATGTTAGATCTCGGGAATAAAATAGATGAAGCCTTCCGAAATGGATTGGGTGGTATGGAGATTGATCCATCACCTGATGTATGGTCAGGAATAGAGTCAGGGCTTAATTCGGGAGGAAAGAAAAAAGGATTATTTTTTATGTGGAGTATGGTTGCTGCGGCTTCTATCTTGGCAGCTGTTATGACAACAATCTTTTTGTTTCAGGATAAAAATCCAAACGATTTATCCTCATCAATGGCTGAAATACCAAATACCATAATAGAAGAAAATAATATTGATAATAAACTAAATCCTCATACTAGCACTGAGCGGTTAAATAATGTTATTGAAAAAAATGAAATAAAACATGATGACAATAATTTAATTTTAGCATTAAAGGGAGATGCTAATAATAAAAGTAATAAAGCTGTTCTTTCTAGTACGACTGTTATCATTAAAGATAGAGAAGAAGAGCATTTCAAATATCTTAACAAAAAAGGTATTGAAGAACTCTATAGCCATTCAAAAATAAATTCCAGGCAACTGAAATCTGAAAAAAAGAACGAATATTTTCCATTGTATGCCTTTAATGATGAGGTAAAATCAAAAAATGATTATCAACTCTTGGTTGGAGGTGCCATTTCTTCCGCATATAATTATCGTCAAACATCCGGGGCTCCTGTTCGATCCTATGATTCTTACACCGAAAGTGGTGTTAATTCAATGGGTGGAGGTATAAATGTACGAATCGAAACCAGGAAAAGATGGAGTATTGAAACTGGAGTTGTTTATGCGCAATTAGGGCAAGAAATTAACAGTGCAGTCAATTATGCGTCTGATTTAATGTATAGCGATGCCATGATTAATGCTAGTGTGGACTTGCCAAAAACCTATAATAACTCAATGGGTAAGATTAAGTTTAATACTAATAATAGTTCTTCAGCTCCCCAATTGAATTATGAGGTGATGGGATCTATTTATGATATGGCATTGTTATCTGAAGGTGATGGAATAAGACAGACATTAGAATATATTGAGATACCATTAATGGCTAGGTATAAATTGATTGAAGGATTTTCGATTTTATCTATTGCAGGAGGTTTGAGTTCGAATATTTTAGTTGGTAATACTGCTTATCTTCTCGATGGCAATAGTCGTTTGGAAGTTGGTGAGATGGAAGGTATAAAGCCCGTTTCGTGGAGTAGCTCAGTAGGTTTAGGACTGGAGGTACCTGTAACCAAAATGGTTCGTATAAGCATTGAACCTCGTTTTAAATATTACTTGGAATCAATTAATGATAATTCGGATTATAACTTTCAACCCTATGCTTTTTCGGTGTTTGGTGGAATTTCCTTTTTACTAAAATAATTACGAAAAGCTGTTGACCATTTTATAAAATTCGCCCTTCGAAGAAATAAGATCTTCATAAGAGCCATTTTCATAGATTTCACCATCCTTTAATACAACAATTATATCTGCCAAATGAATAGTCGAAAGTCTGTGACTCACTATGATTGCTGTTCTGTTTCGAGTAATTTCTTTAAAATGTGAAATCAGATTCGCCTCGGTAAAAGCATCTAATGAACTGGTTGGTTCATCAAGTATAATTATCTGAGCATCGTTATAAAAAGATCGGGCAAGAGCAGTTCGTTGCCATTCGCCTCTGCTAAGCATTTCACTATCTTTGAACAGTGTTCCTAAAGGTGTTTCATACCCTTTTTTTAGGTTGTCGAAAATGTTATGAATACCAGCATTTTGGGCAGCTTTTTTTATTTGATCCATCTCATATGGTCGACGCACATTTCCATATCGGATATTATCTTTCGCAGAAACATTATAAAGCATAAAATCCTGAAAAATGATACTCATGTTTTCTGCAAGATCACTTGGATGAATGTCATTGAGATTGCAATTATCCAGTAAAATTTTGCCACTTGTTGGCTTATATAAACCGGCAAGAAGTTTTACTAATGTGGTTTTACCAGAACCATTGGCACCTACCAAAGCTATCGTTTTTCCAACAGGAATGGTAAGATTAAGATTTTTAAAGACCCATCTCTCAGTATTTGGATATTTAAAACCAATGCCATTGAATTGGATATTGGTTTTTAAAGGGGTTGGGAAATTTCCAATTACGTTTTTTTCAGAGGGAAGCTCAATTTGTTGAAAATCAAAAAAGTTTTTGAGAAATAAATTATCTTCTAGTAACGATGAAATGCGGGTCAGAAATTCTTGTAGTACCGCATAACTTCGTTGTAAAGCTAAAAAATACATAGCCATTGCTCCATTTGTAATCTTACCTTCAATTGCTTCAATAATAATAAACGAGAATACGAGCAGTAGAATAAGTGTGGCAAATACTTGTACCAAAGTTTCACGGAATGTTTTACTTTTTGATATGGCCCACTGTTTGCTCCTTAAGTTATCTCTTACTTCATTATACTTATTGCTAAATGTCTTACTTAAGTTGAAAATACGAACTTCTTTTGCGAAATCTTTTCCTACTAATAAGCGATTAAAATAATGTAATCGCCGTTCGTCTTCTGTTTGCTCTTGTTTTAAATCATATCCCTTCTTAGAAAAATATAGTCGAAAAATAATAATCGGAAAGCCGGCAACCATTAAAATTGGTATGATTAACCAGTTAAAGGTGGTTAAAACCGTCAGCATTACAATTAAGGTAATTGTATTCTGAAGTAATCCCAGCAGACTGTAAAATACTTTGCTTGGTCTGAAATTAGCTTCATTAACAGCTCTGAAAAATAAATCCTGATAGGTGCTATCCTCAAAAAAACCATATGGTAATCGAACCGTCTTAAAATGAATGAGGTTTTGTATGTAATCATTCAAAAAATGAGAATGTCTTTCTCTTACAAGATTATTCACAGATCCACTAATGGCATTAAGAAGGAAAAATGCTCCAACCAAAGTTAAAGTCGGATATAGATTGGATATTGCAAAATTATTGTTGGAGCTGGAAGAGCTCACAATATCAATCAATTGTTTTACGACCAGCAGAAGCAAAAGTGGTATAAGGCCCCTTATAATAGTAAAAAATGCATTTATAAAAGTCCATTTTGGAGAACTTAGATAAACCAATTCTACTGCCTTAAAGATATGTTTTAATGAATGTGATTTTTTAGTGCTCATTAATTATGTTGCATATAACACTAAAGTAATATTAATAATCCAGCAATTTAAAAACCATATAGAGAAAATATTCTAATAGGTGATTCTTGTGTGTTGAAATTTCTATATGGATTGATGTTTCAATTTTAAATATAATAATGCGTTATATCTTATTATGACTCTTGGAAATTTTCCTAAATGTGGCATCAATTGTTTTGAAATTCTAAAAATCCAATGATTAACAGATTGATAGCTGTTTTTTCTTGTTCTACCAATTACTTTCCCTAAAATATCCTGTTGTGACAATATAGGGTCAGCAGAAAAAAGACTATCTCCTTTACACATAACTTTTGTATCCGAAATGGTAATTATTCTATGAGCGATAAGTGTTTCTGTACCTTTAAAAACGATAATGTCACCTTTCGTGTAATTGCCTTCTGGTGATATCTTTAATTTGTCTCCCGGCAATAGCAAAGGAAACATACTGATTCCATGAGCTTGAATCTCTGTCGTTTTACCTTCTTTTAAAAGATCAACGATAATATTTATGAAATCATTCTTATCCAAATTTATTCAGAATTAAATCGATAATGTCACCGTCGGGTTTGAAACCAACTTCAAATACACCAATGCTTTCAACTGTTTGGGTAATATAATCCAATCTTTCTTTAATCTGCAATTCGTTGAAATGATATTGTATACAATTACTCAAAATAGAAAGGATTCCACTGGTTCTACTTAGGGGTTTAATGTAGTTATGGGGTGATTGCTTAATGATGAAAAGTCTACTAAGCTGTACACTTTTATTAACATCTTTGTAATATGGCATTGGAGTGTTGTATAAATAATAATCGTTACCATATGGATTAACAATAATCCTGTCATCATTAATGATAGTAGCTCCTTTTTTTTGCCATAGTTTTGCCATGGTTGTTTTACCGGTACCCGAAACTGCAGAAAACAAAAATCCAGCTCCATTATAGTTTACAGCTGAAGCATGCATAATAAAGCCTTTACTACTGTGAACAAAGTATTGTAAAATCAGGATTCCAATAGGGTGAAAGAATGGATCAATTTCAATGGTTTCTTTGGATTTGGTTATCAGCTGCAAATTAATCGCTTTTTCTTTTTCGTTAATTGTTGCTAAGCCTGAATGTATGTCAATATCTTTTTCAAACTCGAAGTGAATGAATTTGTTGGAATCATTTTTTAGTAGCTTCCACTTGTAAGGAATTTCTTCTTCGAAGGATTGAGCCCCTTTAAATACTGTTTGAAGGTTGATGAGGTCGATTTCTTCTATACAGTCAATGTTTATTATCCAATCAGGCTTTTCAGAACTTTCTATGAAAAGCTGACTTCCACAGAACGTTTTAGGTAATAAAAAAGGACATAAGAAATTAACTTTTATTCTTATATCCCCAATATTGTAAATGGTGCTATTTACCATTGATCAATTACAAGTTATCGTAATCTGGTGTTGTGCCACCAAAAGGAGTCTCTGAATTAAGAGTGGTTGGATATTCAGGTGATGGACCAGGAGCTGCAGAGCCACCCCAGGGATCACCAGATGGATCATCTATTCCCGAAGTCATAATAAGACAGATTTCTTGATCAATCTGATAAGTTTCGATGGTAGGCGGTATATATGCTCTTTTAATCTTCATTTATTATAATCACTTAATCAAGTGGTTTTATGATTTTGGCTTTAACTGCTTCAGAAATAAAAGCTCTTATATCATCTTCAGCAACTTGTTTATCTACTTCAAATTCTTTACAAACCAACTGTAATATTTCGGTTTCTGTTTTAGGTTCAAATAATTGATCATAAATAAATAAGCCAACTTCATTTAAGGAGAAAACTTTATTCATTTGTGCAACTTCTGATGTAACAGGAACTATAACCAATTCATCTCCAATCTTTTTTTCTACGTATCCTGTTACTTTTCTAAAACGCTGTTCCACTGTAAATAAATTAGTTGCAAAAATATAAAAAAACCACTATTAGCCTTGGCTAAAGGTTAAAAGTTTATTTTATTTTGACTAAATTGCTATTTTACTGCTTTAATAAACACTTAAATTTGCGAATAGTTTAAAATTCTAATCGTGCAAAAGGAGCAGTTTCCTGACCAACAAACTCTTTTCGTAAATATTTATAATAACCATTAATTGCAATCATTGCTGCATTGTCGGTCGTGTACGCAAACTTAGGTATGTAAGTTACCCAATTATATTTATGAGCCGATTCATTTATTCTGTTTCGCAATCCGGAGTTGGCAGAAACACCTCCAGCCAAAGCTACCTGCTTAATACCAGTGTCTTTCGAAGCCTTAATTAATTTGTCCATTAAAATATCGATAATGGTCTTTTGAAGAGAGGCACAAATATCATTTTTATTTTCCTCAATAAAATCTGGATTGACCTTAATCTGATCTCTTAAGAAATAAAGGAATGATGTTTTTAACCCACTAAAACTGTAATCGTAATTATCTATTCTTGGCTTGCTAAAAGAAAAAGCATTTTCATTGCCCTGTGTAGCAAGTTTATCAATCAGAGGTCCTCCCGGATAAGGTAAGCCCATTACTTTAGCACATTTATCAAATGCTTCTCCTGCAGCATCGTCAATGGTCTGTCCAATAATCTCCATCTCCAAATGACTTTTTACCAAAACAATTTGACTATTACCACCTGATACAAGGAGACATAAAAATGGAAATTCAGGTTGATCGGTGTCTTCCGGATGTTCTTTAATAAAATGGGCTAGAACATGTGCATGCAAATGGTTCACTTCAATTAAAGGTAGATTATTAGCCAAAGCGAAACCTTTAGCGAAAGAAGTACCAACCAATAACGATCCCATTAGACCCGGGCCACGAGTAAAAGCAACAGCATTAATTTCTTCTTTATCTATTTTGGCATCCTTGATTGCTTTGTCAACAACCGGTATAATATTTTGCTGATGAGCTCGCGAAGCTAATTCAGGTACAACTCCTCCAAAAGCTTTATGCACATCCTGATTTGCAACACAATTTGAAAGGATCACTTCATCTTTAAACACTGCTGCTGAAGTATCATCGCAAGATGATTCAATCGCTAAAATAATCACACTCATAATTTCTTCTTATAGAATTAGCTTCCTAGTCGTTTAAATTCCTTCTTTTTCTTAATTTTGGTGGGGTTTTAAACGGGTCAAAAATATAAAAAAAAATATCAAAATAGGACTGTATGTATTAGCGGTGCCATTGGGCTTACTGTTAATAGCATATATGCTTGTTCTAATTCCAGCAGTTCAAACACGCATTGTTTCTTATTTGACCAATCAATTATCTGAGGAATTTAATACAGAAATTTCTGTTGGTAAAGTTTATATTAAGCCTTTTTCAAGTGTTATTCTTAAAAATGTATTGGTAAAAGATCAGCAGAATGATACTTTAATGTTTGTTGAATCCCTCACGTCTCATATCGATTCTGTTTATTTCAGAGATAAAAGAATTTACTTATCAAGCCTCTCAATAAAAAAGCCTTTTATTAATATTTATCAGCAAGATTCGCTTTTTAATTATCAGTTTCTATTTCAGAAGAGAAATCAACCTGATACAATTGCTAATTTATGGAAGTTTGGAGTTAAGTCGGTTAATTTGACGAAAGGGGATGTTGTTTTTAAAAAAACAAAGAAAGATCCAATTCTGATCAATGGTGTTGATGTTGTATTAAGTGAGATTCGTAAGGACAGTGTTTTTTCATTACGTCTGGATGAATTACGTTTGACTGAAAAGGGTGGATTTATTGTTCAAGGGGCTTCTGGCTTAATTAGTGCCGGAAAAGAAAATTTGACTTTAAGTCAGATGCAGCTTAAAACATATAATTCCAGAATTGATTTGGATAGTTTGTTCATTCACTATGATAATTCGAAGAATGGACCGGAAAAACTGGATAAATTTTACATCGGGTTAAAGCCATCCTATATCTCGCATCGTGACTTGGGCTTATTTGTTGATTTAAAGCAATTGGGTAATCTGCCGTTTAATATTTCGGGTGAAGCTTATGGCTCTATAAAAAATATTAAAGGCCGAAATGTTCGTTTCGATTTTGGTGCTGAGTCTTCCATTTCAACCAGTTTTGATATAAATGGGTTACCAAATATTAATGAAACATTCCTCTATTTAAATATAAAAGACCTATATACTACTCCAGCTGATCTTCGTTATATCATGGCATATGATAAAGTGATGGCCTATCAATTACCAAAGTCTTTGGATAATTTAGGTAATATTCATTATAAAGGAAGTTTAACTGGATTTTTAAGTGATATTGTTGCTTTTGGTGAGTTTTCTACCGATTTAGGATCGATCACTACTGATATTGGTTTGAAAGTAAACGATAACCAAGGTCTTGTTTTTGCTGGTAATATTGCCACATCTGATTTTAATGTGGGCGGAATTTTGGGGGCCTCAGAACGGATGGATCATTTATTTATGGAGGTCTCTATTCGTGGAAACAGAAAGTCATCCGACTCATTTTATGCTTTTATGGATGGAGTAATTGATTCGTTGGAAATCAATCAGTATAATTATAAGAATATTACCCTAAACGGACTGTTTGCCAATAATAAGTTTGATGGTTCATTCGGAGTTGATGATCCCAATGGAAAGTTGGCCTTTAACGGTAAAATTGATTTGTCGGAAGAAGAACCAAACTTTGATTTTAAAGCCATTATTGAAGGTGCAAAACTGGATAAACTAAATCTGCTTCCAAAGATTGAGGACAATGAACTGTCTATGGTTTTAACATCTAATTTTACAGGTAAAGATATTAATGATGTTATCGGTTATATTACAGTTAATAATGCTGAATTTATTTCACCGGAGCACAATGTAAAGATGGACTCTTTATTGTTGATTTCTGTAAGGGAAGGAGATGAAAAACATATTGTTTTACAGTCAGATTTGATGGAAGGTGATTTAATAGGAACATACAACTTTACCTATTTCAGACAAATCTTTATAAAACACTTACAGCAGTATCTGCCGGCATTAGAGAATTTATTACCTCAAAAAGAAGTGAGACTGCGCGAGAATGATTTCACTTTTTCATGTCGCTTGAAGAAAATGAGTGAATTGATGCATTTACTTCAACCAGATCTTATGGTTTCAGATGATGGTATTGTGTTGGGTAAATTTAATAGTACGGAAAACATTCTCGATCTTACTGTTGAATTGGGTGAGTTTGAATATAAGAAATTAGTTCTGGTTAATCCGGAATTGCAAATAGCCTCAAATGATAAGAATGACCTCTCGATTATTACAAGATGTAAAGAGGTTCTGTTGAATGAATCGTCTCTATTACAAAATTTTAGTTTACACAATTTGCTTTATAACGATTCTGTTCAGGTTAATGCCTACTGGAATAACTGGAGCGAGGTGAACAATAGTGGTTCAATACATGCAGCCGCCAATATAAAAAGTAATAGTTCAGGCCTTTATGCTTCTATCAATGTCGAACCTTCATATGTGATGGTAAAGGATAGTATTTGGGAGATTCAGGCAACCCGCATCAATTATCATCCCATGGGATTATCAATGAGGAATTTCAGAATTCATCATAATAACCAGGAATTGGGTATTAATGGATTCTTGCATAAAACAGCAGAAGATGGATTGGAAGTGCATATGCAGAATATCAGACTTGGCGATATTGTCTCCGCTCAAAATGTTGAAGGTTTAAGTCTGGATGGATTATTGAATGGTAACGTTCATATTGCAGATTTTTATCGGACACCTATTGTTACAAGTGAATTAAAAGTTGCAGATTTTGTATTTAATGATGATCAGATTGGAGACTTTTATCTAAATACCGACTACATGCCGGCAGAAAAAAGACTGGCAATAAACTCCAAAATACAGAAAGGGGAGAGTCAGCCTTTGCTGGGGGGCGGATATCTGGATATGAATACTCTGGCCATAGATCTCAATTATAAACTTGACAGTTTGGAAATTGGGTTTCTTAATCTTTATTTAAAGAAGATTATGCAGAACCTATCCGGAACAGCCTCAGGAGATTTGGCTGTTCAGGGTAAGATTACCGAGCCTGAGTTGGTAGGTAGAGTAAATATCAATAAGGCATTTTTTGACGTCGACTTGTTGCAAACAACTTATTCAGTTTCTGATTCGATAATATTCAGACCTCATCAGATTGATTTTAGATCGATGACGGTGCGTGACAGGTATGGTAAAGAAGGATCATTTAATGGTGTGATAAATCATACCGGGTTTCATAATATGACCTATAATCTGGCATTACTTACTAACAATATGTTGGTTTTGGACACCAGGTTTAAGGATAATCCTATCTATTATGGAACTGTGTTTGCTGATGGCAACATGTCCATAACAGGAAGAACAGATGATTTAATAATTGATATCAGTGGGCAGACCAAGAGTAATACTCTTTTTTATATTCCTTTAACAAGCGATGAGGTTATAGAAGAATCAAATTTTATTCGATTTGCAAAACCTAAGCTCGACCAGTATGAAGCGATTAATGAAGAGCCGGAAGAAGATTATTTAACTGATTTTTCAGGAATGACGGTAACAATGGATTTGGATATTACACCAGATGCACAAACACAAGTGATCTTTGATTCTAAAATTGGTGATATTCTTAAAGGAAGCGGAAATGGGAATCTTCAGATAAGGATGGATAAAGAAGGTGGCGTTAACTTTTTTGGTGATTTTAGTTTTGTTGAAGGTGATTATTTATTCACGTTACAGAATGTTTTGAATAAACGATTTATCATTAATCAGGGAAGTAAGATACGCTGGGATGGTGATCCGTATGATGCAAAGATTGATTTGAATGCAACTTATAAACTGAAGGCCTCATTATATGATTTGGTTCGATCGACTATTACGGATGAACAAATGCTTCAGGATTATAGCCGACGAATTCCTGTTCATTGTAACCTGTTGTTGAATGATCGATTGATGAAACCCAACATTAAGTTTCAGATTGAGACTCCTTCTGCTCAAAAAAATAACCAGGATGTAATTGATGCGTACATAAATACAGAAGAAGAATTAAACAGACAGGTTTTATCACTTCTGGTATTGAATAGATTTTTTACCGATGATAATTTATCAAATACGGTT contains:
- a CDS encoding YIP1 family protein, yielding MYKNLFNRVKDLLFKPAKAWEGIVAEQNSINDVLMTFSLPLIGAYSLSIFLGYLLGHQELDFTIATKLAAFTFSACFFGLYLAYFILIKVMPINVLKEDKGLAFKIIAYSSLPIYLLGIITALIPQTIFFFFLVIYAAYIIWEGLKILNVESENRGWQTVVLTIMVLVLPYVLHKLLIYLSRFAL
- the smpB gene encoding SsrA-binding protein SmpB; the protein is MSQSSNRINIRNKRSTFDYELIERFSAGIQLAGTEIKSIRLGKASLVDSYCYFVKGELWLKGMRVSEYFYGTYNNHQPERERKLLLKKKELQKLERKTKESGLTIIPIRLFLNDRGFAKIEIALAKGKKQHDKRETLKQKDASREMDRVRKKY
- a CDS encoding RNA polymerase sigma factor, with translation MSELNKIIEECQNNKRRAQQQLYNMFAPKMLGVCMRYCKSRSEAEDCLQEGFIKVFSKIHLFGFKGSFEGWIRRIIVNTVIEFYRKKQPEILVDEFPTISEDEEEVFVPVVSQQELLAMIQELPPKYRLVFNMYAIEGFSHQEIAEEMDISIGTSKSNLSRARQWLKQKIEEKVKGKKQGVC
- a CDS encoding outer membrane beta-barrel protein, producing MLDLGNKIDEAFRNGLGGMEIDPSPDVWSGIESGLNSGGKKKGLFFMWSMVAAASILAAVMTTIFLFQDKNPNDLSSSMAEIPNTIIEENNIDNKLNPHTSTERLNNVIEKNEIKHDDNNLILALKGDANNKSNKAVLSSTTVIIKDREEEHFKYLNKKGIEELYSHSKINSRQLKSEKKNEYFPLYAFNDEVKSKNDYQLLVGGAISSAYNYRQTSGAPVRSYDSYTESGVNSMGGGINVRIETRKRWSIETGVVYAQLGQEINSAVNYASDLMYSDAMINASVDLPKTYNNSMGKIKFNTNNSSSAPQLNYEVMGSIYDMALLSEGDGIRQTLEYIEIPLMARYKLIEGFSILSIAGGLSSNILVGNTAYLLDGNSRLEVGEMEGIKPVSWSSSVGLGLEVPVTKMVRISIEPRFKYYLESINDNSDYNFQPYAFSVFGGISFLLK
- a CDS encoding ABC transporter ATP-binding protein codes for the protein MSTKKSHSLKHIFKAVELVYLSSPKWTFINAFFTIIRGLIPLLLLLVVKQLIDIVSSSSSNNNFAISNLYPTLTLVGAFFLLNAISGSVNNLVRERHSHFLNDYIQNLIHFKTVRLPYGFFEDSTYQDLFFRAVNEANFRPSKVFYSLLGLLQNTITLIVMLTVLTTFNWLIIPILMVAGFPIIIFRLYFSKKGYDLKQEQTEDERRLHYFNRLLVGKDFAKEVRIFNLSKTFSNKYNEVRDNLRSKQWAISKSKTFRETLVQVFATLILLLVFSFIIIEAIEGKITNGAMAMYFLALQRSYAVLQEFLTRISSLLEDNLFLKNFFDFQQIELPSEKNVIGNFPTPLKTNIQFNGIGFKYPNTERWVFKNLNLTIPVGKTIALVGANGSGKTTLVKLLAGLYKPTSGKILLDNCNLNDIHPSDLAENMSIIFQDFMLYNVSAKDNIRYGNVRRPYEMDQIKKAAQNAGIHNIFDNLKKGYETPLGTLFKDSEMLSRGEWQRTALARSFYNDAQIIILDEPTSSLDAFTEANLISHFKEITRNRTAIIVSHRLSTIHLADIIVVLKDGEIYENGSYEDLISSKGEFYKMVNSFS
- a CDS encoding S26 family signal peptidase, producing the protein MDKNDFINIIVDLLKEGKTTEIQAHGISMFPLLLPGDKLKISPEGNYTKGDIIVFKGTETLIAHRIITISDTKVMCKGDSLFSADPILSQQDILGKVIGRTRKNSYQSVNHWIFRISKQLMPHLGKFPRVIIRYNALLYLKLKHQSI
- a CDS encoding PqqD family protein; this translates as MEQRFRKVTGYVEKKIGDELVIVPVTSEVAQMNKVFSLNEVGLFIYDQLFEPKTETEILQLVCKEFEVDKQVAEDDIRAFISEAVKAKIIKPLD
- the tsaD gene encoding tRNA (adenosine(37)-N6)-threonylcarbamoyltransferase complex transferase subunit TsaD, with the translated sequence MSVIILAIESSCDDTSAAVFKDEVILSNCVANQDVHKAFGGVVPELASRAHQQNIIPVVDKAIKDAKIDKEEINAVAFTRGPGLMGSLLVGTSFAKGFALANNLPLIEVNHLHAHVLAHFIKEHPEDTDQPEFPFLCLLVSGGNSQIVLVKSHLEMEIIGQTIDDAAGEAFDKCAKVMGLPYPGGPLIDKLATQGNENAFSFSKPRIDNYDYSFSGLKTSFLYFLRDQIKVNPDFIEENKNDICASLQKTIIDILMDKLIKASKDTGIKQVALAGGVSANSGLRNRINESAHKYNWVTYIPKFAYTTDNAAMIAINGYYKYLRKEFVGQETAPFARLEF